One window of the Cucurbita pepo subsp. pepo cultivar mu-cu-16 unplaced genomic scaffold, ASM280686v2 Cp4.1_scaffold001195, whole genome shotgun sequence genome contains the following:
- the LOC111786201 gene encoding transcription factor bHLH49-like: MNGKDEFEDECRTSDPMSISSSWQFANESIGFVSTGNPSVVSNGDLGVSSCPSTSMSNLFTPTVLNDHTNSQSSRFCSGFNEQNSIDDSNVTVVDGEGLSSLRSSSDRILGMDWNQQSSWMKGVFSGNVPGMFPANLSQLPADSAFIERAARFSCFNGGVFGAPPAGSFGISGSNGIHSRGAFGSQELNKVVLEGKEKSPPKTEKESEMSRDRAKQGCVGESGNESDETGFSGGQDEQCTLGGTIAEPSREGLCFKKRKRGDRNMELAQVKEAPKQINETAKNGALTRQNGDRDQNPSFTTNKPAGKQGKQDSQPSDAPKEEYIHVRARRGQATNSHSLAERVRREKISERMRLLQDLVPGCSKVTGKAVMLDEIINYVQSLQRQVEFLSMKLATVNPKLDFNIEELLTKEIMQSKAGPSLFGFPPDLPMPYLPQHPTHHGVIPPCIPNMGSSPDLLRRTINSQLTSLVGGFKEPVQLPNVWENELHNVVPRNFDVAAPTSGQDVDGSPPPCNNTRAEL, translated from the exons TCGATTGGATTCGTTTCGACCGGGAATCCCTCGGTCGTTAGCAATGGAGATCTAGGTGTTTCTTCTTGTCCTTCAACTTCAATGTCGAACTTGTTTACTCCAACCGTGTTGAATGATCATACGAACTCGCAAAGCTCGAGGTTCTGCAGCGGTTTTAATGAACAAAACAGTATAGATGATTCTAATGTGACTGTTGTTGATGGGGAAGGTCTGAGTTCTTTGAGATCTAGTAGTGATAGAATTCTGGGTATGGATTGGAACCAACAAAGTTCATGGATGAAAGGAGTTTTCTCAGGGAATGTTCCTGGAATGTTTCCAGCTAATTTGTCTCAGCTACCAGCTGATTCGGCGTTCATAGAGCGTGCTGCACGGTTCTCTTGCTTCAATGGTGGCGTTTTCGGGGCTCCACCTGCTGGTTCATTTGGTATTTCAGGCTCTAATGGCATTCATTCTAGGGGTGCCTTTGGAAGTCAGGAACTAAACAAGGTTGTGTTGGAGGGTAAAGAAAAGAGTCCACCGAAGACCGAGAAAGAAAGCGAGATGTCTCGAGACAGGGCTAAACAAGGTTGTGTTGGTGAGTCTGGTAATGAATCTGATGAAACTGGGTTTAGTGGCGGTCAAGACGAGCAATGCACGTTGGGAGGTACCATTGCTGAACCATCTCGGGAAGGATTGTGCTTCAAGAAACGGAAAAGGGGCGATCGG aATATGGAACTTGCTCAAGTGAAAGAAGCTCCAAAACAAATTAACGAAACTGCGAAGAACGGGGCGTTAACTCGGCAGAACGGAGACAGAGACCAAAACCCAAGTTTTACTACTAACAAGCCTGCTGGGAAGCAAGGAAAACAAGATTCTCAACCGTCGGATGCGCCCAAAGAAGAATATATTCACGTTAGAGCTCGAAGAGGCCAGGCGACGAACAGCCATAGTCTTGCCGAAAGG gtaagaagagaaaagataAGTGAAAGAATGAGGCTCCTTCAAGACCTCGTGCCCGGGTGCAGTAAG GTCACTGGCAAAGCTGTAATGCTCGATGAGATCATTAACTATGTTCAATCGCTGCAACGACAAGTCGAG TTTTTGTCAATGAAACTTGCAACAGTTAATCCCAAGCTGGATTTTAACATCGAAGAGCTCCTTACAAAAGAA ATCATGCAATCAAAGGCTGGTCCATCCTTATTTGGTTTCCCTCCTGATCTGCCTATGCCTTACCTCCCGCAACATCCGACTCACCATGGAGTTATTCCGCCTTGTATCCCGAACATGGGGAGCTCTCCCGACCTGCTACGAAGAACGATTAATTCCCAGTTGACATCACTTGTTGGTGGATTCAAGGAGCCTGTTCag CTACCGAATGTATGGGAGAACGAGCTCCACAATGTCGTTCCAAGGAACTTCGACGTTGCTGCCCCCACCAGTGGCCAAGATGTCGATG GCTCTCCTCCACCATGCAACAACACCAGAGCAGAACTCTAA